A part of Paraliobacillus zengyii genomic DNA contains:
- the spoVID gene encoding stage VI sporulation protein D: MSYDDSVFTFDLNEVLSFKNGQEVKEMIGISLEPEISIQEYREYVSIRGVMELKGEYFFEDQNLDLEAVANREDIDSIDYPAHRYMEEVKPQDDGVNQFSHHFPVEVSIPLHRVTNLDEIMVGIEAFDYELPESSQLKIRASIAIHGVNGDEVKEREELEELEELEEIKQYEEEVTETDSDVEDPWINKEDTFTFDLKEAAEENESQDNRSEEPNLVEAVSQEETEESKERWPTKKPQSFATFFDHEDLEESIESIESVESVASVESIEAIESEELFEVNNDEQVEVNRIEVKTKDSKRDDDDQQEATYLLDIFNEEEEEQAYTRLRMCIVQDTDTLQTLADRYDLSPIQLSQTNDLANDNLKIGQILYIPEKRKKEKK, encoded by the coding sequence ATGTCCTATGATGATTCTGTCTTTACGTTTGATTTAAATGAAGTACTAAGCTTTAAAAACGGACAGGAAGTTAAGGAAATGATTGGAATTTCCTTAGAACCGGAAATTTCCATTCAAGAATATCGAGAGTACGTGTCGATCCGGGGTGTTATGGAATTAAAAGGTGAGTATTTTTTTGAAGATCAAAACTTAGATCTCGAAGCTGTTGCTAATAGAGAAGATATCGACAGTATCGACTACCCAGCGCATCGTTATATGGAGGAAGTTAAACCACAAGATGATGGTGTAAATCAATTTTCTCATCACTTTCCTGTCGAGGTTTCCATTCCTTTGCATAGAGTCACCAATTTAGATGAGATAATGGTCGGAATTGAAGCGTTTGATTATGAATTACCTGAAAGTAGTCAATTAAAAATACGCGCCTCCATCGCAATTCATGGGGTGAATGGCGATGAAGTGAAGGAAAGAGAAGAACTAGAAGAACTAGAGGAACTAGAAGAAATAAAGCAATATGAAGAAGAAGTAACAGAAACGGATAGTGATGTAGAGGATCCTTGGATTAATAAGGAGGATACATTTACTTTTGATCTAAAAGAAGCAGCAGAGGAAAATGAAAGTCAGGATAACCGTAGTGAAGAACCTAATTTAGTTGAAGCGGTATCACAAGAGGAAACGGAAGAAAGCAAGGAACGTTGGCCTACTAAAAAGCCACAGTCTTTTGCGACCTTTTTTGATCATGAGGATCTAGAAGAATCAATCGAATCAATTGAATCTGTTGAATCTGTTGCATCAGTTGAATCGATCGAAGCCATCGAATCAGAAGAATTATTTGAAGTAAATAATGATGAACAAGTAGAAGTAAATCGAATAGAGGTCAAAACAAAGGATTCAAAACGTGATGACGATGACCAACAAGAAGCAACCTATTTATTAGATATTTTTAATGAAGAAGAAGAGGAGCAAGCATATACAAGGCTTCGCATGTGTATTGTGCAAGACACAGATACGTTGCAGACGTTAGCTGATCGTTATGATCTATCACCTATTCAACTGTCACAAACAAATGATCTAGCAAACGATAATTTGAAGATTGGTCAGATTTTGTATATTCCTGAAAAACGTAAAAAAGAGAAGAAATAA
- the hemL gene encoding glutamate-1-semialdehyde 2,1-aminomutase: protein MRNFDKSIDAYKEAVDLLPGGVNSPVRAFKSVGMNPIFMESGKGSRITDIDGNHYIDYVLSWGPLILGHADPRVVGKLKEIVEKGTSFGAPTLLENQLAKLVIERVPSIEMVRMVNSGTEATMSALRLARGYTGRDKILKFVGNYHGHGDSLLIKAGSGVATLGLPDSPGVPSSVAQHTITVPYNDFESVQYAFDQFGDDIAAVIIEPVSGNMGVVPPQAGFLQNLRDITEKNGSLLIFDEVMTGFRVGYNCAQGHFDVTPDLTCLGKVIGGGLPVGAYGGKREIMEKIAPTGDIYQAGTLSGNPLAMTAGYQTLKAMDQDAYVKLNAKVDRLVDGYRKAAADFEIDLQVNRAGSMVGFFFNAEPVTNYETASKSNVDYFASYYRAMIEEGIFLPPSQFEGIFLSTAHTDEDIDKTIAAARVAFKKIANQ from the coding sequence ATGAGGAATTTCGATAAATCAATTGATGCTTACAAAGAAGCGGTTGATCTTCTACCTGGTGGGGTTAACTCACCGGTTCGAGCATTTAAATCAGTAGGAATGAATCCGATTTTTATGGAAAGCGGAAAAGGTTCAAGGATTACGGATATTGACGGAAATCATTACATTGATTACGTTTTGAGTTGGGGACCTTTAATTTTAGGGCATGCCGATCCAAGAGTGGTTGGAAAATTAAAAGAGATAGTCGAAAAAGGAACGAGTTTTGGCGCTCCAACATTATTGGAAAACCAATTAGCAAAACTTGTTATTGAACGAGTACCATCAATTGAAATGGTGCGAATGGTGAATTCGGGGACAGAAGCGACAATGAGTGCATTAAGACTTGCTAGAGGATATACTGGTCGCGACAAAATTCTTAAATTTGTAGGAAACTACCATGGACATGGTGACTCATTGCTAATTAAAGCTGGTTCTGGAGTGGCAACTTTAGGATTACCTGATAGCCCCGGTGTACCAAGTTCTGTTGCACAGCATACCATTACGGTGCCATATAACGATTTTGAAAGCGTTCAGTATGCATTTGACCAATTTGGTGATGATATTGCTGCGGTTATTATAGAACCAGTTTCAGGCAATATGGGTGTTGTACCGCCGCAAGCTGGTTTTTTACAAAATTTACGAGATATTACCGAAAAAAATGGCTCGCTTCTTATTTTTGATGAAGTGATGACAGGTTTTCGTGTTGGTTATAATTGTGCACAGGGCCACTTTGATGTAACTCCAGACTTAACTTGTCTAGGCAAAGTAATTGGTGGAGGACTTCCTGTTGGTGCTTACGGTGGAAAAAGAGAAATCATGGAGAAGATTGCTCCTACTGGCGATATCTATCAAGCAGGGACGTTATCTGGTAATCCATTAGCAATGACAGCAGGTTATCAAACATTAAAGGCGATGGATCAAGACGCATATGTAAAACTAAATGCGAAAGTTGATCGTCTAGTTGATGGATATAGAAAAGCTGCAGCAGACTTTGAGATAGACTTACAAGTCAATCGTGCAGGTTCAATGGTTGGATTTTTCTTTAATGCAGAGCCAGTGACTAATTATGAAACAGCAAGTAAATCTAATGTAGATTATTTTGCTAGTTATTATCGCGCAATGATTGAAGAAGGCATCTTTTTACCACCTTCTCAGTTTGAAGGTATCTTTTTATCTACTGCGCATACGGATGAAGACATTGACAAGACAATTGCAGCGGCTCGCGTTGCATTTAAAAAAATAGCGAATCAATAA
- the hemB gene encoding porphobilinogen synthase encodes MKEHNFKRHRRLRSSVNMRALVRETVLSTDDLIYPMFVVEGEDIKHEISSMPGSFQVSLDNLDEEINELERLGIHGVLLFGIPKEKDEVGTQAYCETGIVQQALRQIKKNFPDMLTIADTCLCEYTSHGHCGVIHNGDVENDQSLQLIIETAISQAKAGADIIAPSNMMDGFVAGIRQGLDKAGFENTPIMSYAVKYASAFYGPFRDAAQSAPQFGDRKTYQMDPANRLEALREAASDVEEGADFLIVKPALSYMDIIRDVRDRHDVPIVAYNVSGEYSMVKAAAQNGWINERAIVLEKLTSMKRAGANLIMTYHAKDVAKWLQE; translated from the coding sequence ATGAAAGAACATAACTTTAAAAGACATAGACGGTTAAGGTCTTCTGTCAATATGAGAGCTTTGGTGAGAGAAACGGTATTATCAACAGATGATCTCATTTATCCTATGTTTGTTGTTGAGGGTGAGGATATTAAGCATGAGATTTCTTCTATGCCTGGTAGTTTTCAGGTATCGTTAGACAATTTAGATGAAGAAATAAATGAGTTGGAGCGTCTAGGCATTCATGGTGTACTATTATTTGGTATTCCAAAAGAGAAAGATGAAGTAGGTACGCAGGCTTATTGTGAAACAGGTATAGTGCAGCAAGCATTGCGTCAAATTAAAAAGAACTTCCCAGACATGTTGACGATTGCAGATACTTGTTTATGTGAATATACGTCACATGGACATTGTGGTGTGATACATAACGGTGACGTTGAAAATGATCAATCGTTACAATTAATTATAGAAACAGCTATTTCTCAAGCGAAAGCAGGCGCAGATATTATTGCACCATCTAATATGATGGATGGCTTTGTTGCTGGAATTCGTCAAGGGTTAGATAAAGCTGGTTTTGAAAATACGCCAATTATGTCCTATGCAGTAAAATATGCATCGGCTTTTTATGGTCCTTTTCGAGATGCTGCGCAAAGTGCACCACAGTTTGGAGATCGTAAAACATATCAGATGGATCCTGCTAATCGATTGGAAGCACTTCGGGAGGCTGCAAGTGATGTAGAAGAGGGTGCAGATTTCTTAATCGTGAAACCAGCATTATCATATATGGATATCATTCGTGATGTTCGCGACCGACATGATGTACCAATTGTAGCTTATAATGTTAGTGGAGAATATTCAATGGTGAAAGCTGCCGCTCAAAATGGCTGGATAAATGAAAGAGCTATTGTTCTAGAAAAGTTAACATCAATGAAACGTGCAGGTGCAAATTTAATTATGACCTATCATGCGAAAGACGTTGCTAAGTGGTTGCAAGAATAG
- a CDS encoding uroporphyrinogen-III synthase: MISPLQGKTILVTRAKEQGEIFSNQLENVGATVIHIPLLTFRLHKSNHHQLLNGIKDYGWIFFTSANGVIYFFEQLVRYEINASVLKGLQFAVIGKKTKQMLQSYGYEVDFHPTNYQSEAMAEEFVAHFGSAEKVLLVVGNRSPLEVKDVLKAHQVYIDYLIAYETVVNKDNQTELIKLIKQDEIDGYTFTSPSTIEAFNQQLEAVQTDLERIKQHRLCVCIGTTTAETAKVNGFNKIRIPQEFTTEKMVIEMINFFSQEREGERNERT; encoded by the coding sequence ATGATTTCGCCATTACAAGGAAAAACAATTCTTGTAACACGTGCAAAAGAACAAGGAGAGATATTCTCAAATCAATTAGAGAATGTTGGTGCGACAGTTATTCACATTCCGTTATTAACTTTTCGACTGCACAAATCAAATCATCATCAATTATTAAATGGCATCAAAGATTATGGGTGGATTTTTTTCACAAGTGCGAATGGTGTTATTTACTTTTTTGAGCAACTGGTTCGATATGAAATTAATGCATCTGTCTTAAAAGGGCTACAGTTTGCTGTTATTGGTAAAAAGACGAAGCAAATGCTACAATCATATGGATATGAAGTAGACTTTCATCCTACAAATTATCAAAGTGAGGCAATGGCTGAAGAGTTTGTTGCCCATTTTGGTTCAGCTGAAAAAGTTTTGTTGGTGGTAGGAAATCGATCTCCATTAGAAGTGAAAGATGTATTAAAGGCCCATCAGGTCTACATAGATTATTTGATTGCTTATGAAACAGTAGTCAACAAAGACAATCAAACTGAATTAATAAAGCTTATTAAACAGGATGAAATTGACGGTTATACCTTTACAAGTCCGTCAACTATTGAGGCATTTAATCAACAATTAGAAGCTGTTCAAACAGACCTTGAGAGGATAAAACAGCATCGTTTATGTGTATGTATTGGCACAACCACCGCTGAGACAGCAAAAGTTAATGGTTTTAATAAAATACGCATACCACAAGAATTCACCACAGAAAAGATGGTAATAGAGATGATCAATTTTTTTTCACAAGAAAGAGAAGGTGAACGTAATGAAAGAACATAA
- the hemC gene encoding hydroxymethylbilane synthase, with product MRNIIIGSRKSPLAITQTEWAIEQLKKVNAPFTFEIKKISTKGDRILDVTLSKVGGKGLFVKEIEQAMYNEEIDLAVHSMKDMPSKVASGLLIGTIPSREDHRDAFISNNHVLFKDLPKGAIVGTSSLRRSSQILAIRPDIEIKWIRGNINTRLRKLEEEDFDAIILAAAGLSRMGWSQEVVTEYLDPTISVPAVGQGALAIECRETDTELIYWLEKIRDEETTRTVTAERTFLHLLEGGCQVPIAGYAYLDEDDIILSALVSTPDGKTILHEIIRGKDPVAVGQEAAKRLKEQGADEIVRKVKEELENE from the coding sequence ATGCGGAACATTATCATTGGTTCACGAAAAAGTCCTTTGGCTATAACGCAAACTGAATGGGCAATAGAACAATTAAAAAAAGTGAATGCACCATTTACTTTCGAGATCAAGAAAATCTCAACTAAAGGGGATAGAATTTTAGATGTAACCCTGTCTAAAGTTGGAGGCAAAGGATTGTTTGTTAAAGAAATTGAGCAGGCAATGTATAATGAAGAAATTGATTTAGCTGTTCACAGCATGAAGGATATGCCTTCAAAAGTTGCTTCAGGTTTACTTATTGGAACGATTCCATCAAGGGAAGATCATCGTGATGCATTTATATCTAACAATCATGTGTTATTCAAAGATTTACCTAAGGGTGCGATCGTAGGAACGAGTAGTTTACGTAGAAGTTCGCAAATTTTAGCAATTCGTCCTGATATAGAGATTAAATGGATTCGTGGTAATATTAATACACGTCTACGAAAGTTAGAAGAAGAAGATTTTGACGCGATAATTTTAGCGGCAGCAGGACTTAGTAGAATGGGATGGAGTCAAGAAGTGGTAACAGAATATCTTGATCCAACTATAAGTGTACCGGCTGTTGGTCAAGGTGCGCTAGCGATTGAATGCCGTGAAACAGATACAGAACTAATCTATTGGCTTGAGAAAATTCGTGATGAAGAAACAACTCGGACAGTAACTGCAGAGCGCACATTTTTACATTTATTAGAAGGTGGATGTCAAGTCCCTATAGCAGGTTATGCCTATTTAGATGAGGATGACATTATATTATCAGCACTTGTCTCTACACCCGATGGAAAGACAATTTTGCATGAAATTATCCGCGGTAAAGATCCAGTTGCAGTTGGTCAAGAGGCAGCAAAACGTCTAAAAGAACAGGGCGCTGATGAAATTGTTCGGAAAGTGAAAGAGGAGTTAGAAAACGAATGA
- the hemA gene encoding glutamyl-tRNA reductase — protein sequence MHILMVGVNYRTAPIDIREKLTFQADELVEAMQTLNKQKSVLENVIVSTCNRTEVYAVVDQLHTGRYYLKQFLASWFGLDKESFTSHLVVYENDGAKEHLFRVTAGLDSMVVGETQILGQMKHAFLLAQRNSITGTMFNQLFKQSITLAKRAHKETAIGENAVSVSYAAVTLAKKMFPNLANKHIVILGAGKMGELAAKNLQGSGVENITVINRTFEKAQALAKQFRGQARSAQEFDDALLEADIFISSTDSQDFVLTKDMLKPIVEHRQGRPLFIVDIALPRDIDPDIATLEGINLNDIDDLQGVVDHNNYSRKIASEQIEMLIEEEIVEFNDWVKTLGVVPIISSLREHALSIQADTMNSIERKIPGLTERERKVISKHTKSIINQLLKQPILQAKELSVGPEADDSLQLLTKIFGIEDLVKEKIAEQVEDNNVIALRTVNKTANLKLEPALMR from the coding sequence GTGCATATCCTGATGGTTGGTGTCAATTATAGAACTGCTCCAATTGATATCAGAGAAAAATTAACGTTTCAAGCGGATGAACTTGTTGAAGCAATGCAGACGTTAAATAAACAAAAAAGTGTCTTGGAGAATGTGATTGTTTCTACATGTAATCGTACAGAGGTATATGCTGTTGTGGATCAATTACACACGGGACGTTATTATTTAAAACAATTCTTAGCAAGTTGGTTCGGTTTAGATAAAGAAAGTTTTACTTCTCATTTAGTTGTTTATGAAAATGATGGTGCAAAAGAGCATTTGTTTCGCGTGACAGCTGGACTTGATTCAATGGTTGTTGGAGAAACACAAATATTAGGACAAATGAAACATGCATTTTTACTTGCGCAACGAAACAGTATTACAGGGACGATGTTTAACCAATTATTTAAGCAGTCAATTACCCTTGCAAAACGTGCCCATAAAGAAACTGCAATTGGAGAGAATGCTGTCTCTGTTAGTTATGCTGCAGTTACATTAGCCAAAAAGATGTTTCCTAATTTAGCGAATAAGCATATTGTAATTCTAGGTGCTGGTAAAATGGGAGAGTTAGCTGCGAAAAATTTACAGGGTTCAGGTGTTGAGAATATAACTGTTATAAATCGTACATTTGAAAAGGCTCAAGCATTAGCAAAACAATTCCGAGGACAAGCGCGTTCGGCACAAGAATTTGATGATGCGTTGTTAGAAGCTGATATTTTTATTAGTTCTACAGATTCTCAAGATTTTGTTTTGACAAAGGATATGCTTAAACCAATTGTAGAACATCGACAAGGCAGACCACTATTCATTGTAGATATTGCCTTGCCACGTGATATTGATCCTGATATTGCAACGTTGGAAGGTATTAATTTAAATGATATAGATGATCTACAAGGTGTTGTAGATCATAATAATTATTCAAGAAAAATTGCTTCAGAACAAATTGAAATGTTGATAGAAGAAGAAATTGTTGAATTTAATGATTGGGTAAAAACATTAGGTGTTGTGCCAATCATATCTTCATTACGCGAACATGCCTTAAGTATTCAAGCGGACACTATGAATAGTATAGAACGGAAAATCCCTGGATTAACAGAACGTGAGCGTAAAGTGATTAGTAAGCATACGAAAAGTATTATTAATCAGTTATTGAAACAACCTATCTTACAGGCCAAAGAACTATCAGTAGGTCCTGAGGCAGATGATTCTCTACAGCTATTAACAAAGATTTTTGGAATTGAAGATTTAGTGAAAGAAAAAATAGCTGAACAAGTAGAAGATAATAATGTGATCGCATTGAGGACTGTTAATAAAACAGCCAATCTTAAATTGGAACCAGCTCTAATGCGCTAA
- a CDS encoding LiaI-LiaF-like domain-containing protein, with protein sequence MRKKHTLTAFLLIGIGTYFLLKQLRFPIITDFYSWPTLLIILGVAFLLHSYIARDYDKLFPGVILLGIGSHHHGLNNYSFWIDHWGIYTIIIGLAFLIRYQKTKAGLIPGLILLALSFIAIFASNQPGWFHWINEFMALLETFWPLALVLFGAYLLFNKK encoded by the coding sequence ATGCGCAAAAAACATACGCTAACGGCTTTTCTGTTAATTGGAATTGGAACTTATTTTTTATTAAAACAATTAAGATTCCCAATTATTACTGATTTTTACTCATGGCCAACGTTATTGATCATTCTTGGAGTTGCTTTTCTTTTACACAGTTATATCGCGAGAGATTATGATAAATTGTTTCCTGGCGTGATTTTATTAGGAATTGGAAGCCACCACCATGGCTTAAACAACTATTCTTTTTGGATTGATCATTGGGGCATTTATACTATTATTATTGGATTGGCTTTCTTAATTCGTTATCAAAAGACAAAGGCTGGGTTAATACCAGGTTTAATTTTGTTAGCTTTATCATTTATAGCCATCTTTGCGTCTAATCAACCTGGATGGTTTCACTGGATAAATGAATTTATGGCTTTATTAGAAACATTTTGGCCACTTGCTCTTGTATTGTTTGGTGCTTATTTATTATTTAATAAAAAATAG
- the yihA gene encoding ribosome biogenesis GTP-binding protein YihA/YsxC: protein MKVTKAEIIISAVSQKQYPTGGLPEIALAGRSNVGKSSFINKLINRKALARTSSKPGKTQTLNFYKINDFFHFVDVPGYGYAKVSKTEREAWGNMIEEYFLERENLRAAVQVVDIRHQPSVDDVSMYEFLKHHDIPVIVVATKLDKIKKNQVAKHVKRIKETLTLEGTDTIIPFSSETAQGKEDAWRTIDSFLAK, encoded by the coding sequence ATGAAAGTAACAAAAGCTGAAATAATTATTAGCGCTGTATCACAAAAGCAATATCCAACTGGAGGTCTTCCAGAGATCGCTTTAGCTGGTAGATCCAATGTTGGCAAGTCTTCATTTATTAATAAATTAATTAATCGAAAGGCATTAGCCCGAACATCTTCAAAGCCAGGAAAAACACAAACACTTAATTTTTATAAAATTAACGACTTTTTCCACTTTGTAGATGTACCTGGGTATGGTTATGCAAAAGTTTCAAAAACAGAACGAGAAGCATGGGGAAACATGATTGAAGAGTATTTTTTGGAACGTGAAAACTTACGTGCTGCTGTTCAAGTTGTAGATATTCGTCATCAGCCTAGTGTGGATGATGTTTCTATGTATGAATTTTTAAAACATCATGATATTCCGGTTATAGTAGTCGCTACAAAGTTAGATAAAATTAAAAAGAATCAAGTTGCAAAGCATGTTAAAAGAATAAAAGAGACATTGACACTTGAAGGAACTGATACGATCATTCCATTCTCTTCTGAAACAGCACAAGGAAAAGAAGACGCATGGAGAACAATTGATTCTTTTCTAGCAAAATAA
- the lon gene encoding endopeptidase La: protein MTETSNIQIPLLPLRGILVFPTMVLHLDVGRERSVHALERAMVEENTIFLVAQKDSSIDDPSETDLHRIGTIAKVKQMLKLPNGTFRVLVEGLSRGQIVQFIEDKDQFIVEIESVKDEHADKNEETALLRSLLEQFEQYIKISTKLNKETYETVKDIEEAGRLADIVASHLSLKIKVKQELLETNDIKKRLKTLIQYISNEREVLDLEKKIGIHVKKSMEKTQKEYYLREQMKAIQKELGDKDGKTGDVADLKEKILASDMPERILKIANKELDRFEKVPQTSAESSVIRNYIEWLIALPWTNVTDDNLDIHHAETILDEDHYGLEKVKERVLEYLAVQHLTKSLKGPILCLVGPPGVGKTSLAKSIARAINRKFVRISLGGVRDEAEIRGHRRTYIGAMPGRIMQGMKKAETVNPVFLLDEIDKMASDFRGDPSSAMLEVLDPEQNSNFSDHFIEETYDLSQVMFVATANTLQTIPRPLLDRMEIISIAGYTELEKQHIAKEHLLSKQIEENGLQKGQLQLRDEALLKLIRRYTREAGVRGLERQLASISRKAAKIIISEDKKKVIVTEKQLESLLGKPLFQYGMMEEVDQIGTATGLAYTSAGGDILAIEVSIVPGKGKLTLTGKLGDVMKESAQAAFSYIRSRAEVLNVDPDFYQKNDIHIHVPEGGTPKDGPSAGITIATALVSALTNRAVKKEVGMTGEITLRGRVLPIGGLKEKALSAHRAGITTIIIPKDNEKDLDDIPKSVREELTFIAVQHLDTVLEHALVGD, encoded by the coding sequence ATGACTGAAACAAGCAACATTCAAATACCACTCCTTCCTTTACGAGGTATTCTCGTATTTCCTACAATGGTTTTGCATTTAGATGTAGGTAGAGAGCGCTCTGTACATGCGTTAGAACGAGCAATGGTAGAAGAGAACACCATTTTTCTTGTAGCGCAAAAGGACAGTTCAATAGATGATCCAAGTGAAACAGATTTACATCGAATTGGTACAATTGCAAAAGTGAAACAGATGTTGAAGTTACCTAATGGTACATTTCGTGTTCTAGTAGAAGGATTAAGTAGAGGTCAGATTGTTCAATTTATAGAAGATAAAGATCAATTCATTGTAGAAATTGAATCCGTTAAAGATGAACATGCTGATAAAAATGAAGAAACAGCTCTACTGCGTTCTTTGTTAGAACAATTTGAACAGTACATAAAGATCTCAACAAAACTTAATAAAGAAACCTATGAAACAGTAAAAGATATAGAAGAAGCAGGCCGTTTAGCTGATATTGTAGCTTCTCATTTATCGCTGAAGATAAAAGTAAAACAAGAATTATTAGAAACAAACGACATAAAGAAACGATTAAAAACATTGATCCAATATATTTCTAATGAAAGAGAAGTACTAGATTTAGAAAAGAAGATAGGAATTCATGTAAAGAAATCAATGGAAAAAACGCAAAAAGAGTACTACTTACGGGAACAAATGAAGGCTATCCAAAAAGAATTAGGCGATAAAGATGGTAAAACAGGAGATGTTGCAGATCTTAAAGAAAAGATACTTGCTTCTGATATGCCAGAACGTATATTAAAAATTGCTAATAAAGAATTGGATAGATTTGAGAAAGTACCTCAAACGTCAGCAGAAAGTTCCGTGATACGAAATTATATTGAATGGTTAATAGCGTTACCGTGGACTAATGTAACAGATGATAATCTAGATATCCATCATGCAGAAACGATTTTAGATGAAGATCATTATGGATTGGAAAAAGTTAAAGAAAGAGTATTGGAATACTTAGCGGTGCAACACTTAACAAAATCATTAAAAGGGCCAATTCTATGTTTAGTCGGTCCACCAGGGGTAGGTAAAACCTCTCTCGCAAAATCAATTGCCCGGGCAATAAATCGAAAATTTGTTCGCATTTCTTTGGGTGGTGTTCGTGATGAAGCTGAGATAAGAGGACATCGAAGAACATACATTGGTGCAATGCCAGGAAGAATAATGCAAGGCATGAAAAAGGCGGAAACGGTTAATCCCGTTTTCTTACTAGATGAAATTGATAAAATGGCTAGTGATTTCAGGGGTGATCCATCTTCAGCAATGTTAGAGGTATTGGATCCTGAACAAAACAGTAACTTTAGTGATCACTTTATTGAAGAAACATACGATCTAAGTCAAGTTATGTTTGTTGCGACAGCTAACACCTTACAAACTATTCCACGTCCTTTATTAGATAGGATGGAAATTATTTCGATAGCAGGGTATACAGAGTTAGAGAAACAACACATAGCCAAAGAACACTTACTATCTAAACAGATAGAAGAAAATGGGCTTCAAAAAGGACAACTTCAATTAAGAGATGAAGCATTACTGAAATTAATTCGTCGTTATACGAGAGAAGCTGGTGTTCGTGGTTTAGAACGTCAGTTAGCATCTATCAGTCGAAAGGCTGCTAAAATTATTATTTCAGAAGATAAAAAGAAAGTTATTGTGACGGAGAAGCAGTTGGAGAGCTTATTGGGCAAACCATTGTTTCAGTACGGTATGATGGAGGAAGTAGATCAGATTGGTACGGCAACTGGACTTGCTTATACTTCTGCTGGTGGTGATATACTTGCAATTGAAGTTAGTATTGTACCTGGAAAAGGTAAGTTAACGTTAACTGGAAAGCTAGGAGACGTTATGAAGGAATCCGCGCAGGCTGCCTTTAGTTATATCCGCTCGCGTGCTGAAGTGCTAAACGTGGATCCTGATTTTTATCAAAAAAATGATATTCACATTCACGTACCAGAGGGAGGAACACCAAAAGATGGTCCTTCTGCCGGTATTACAATAGCAACTGCATTGGTATCAGCACTTACTAATCGAGCTGTGAAAAAAGAGGTTGGTATGACTGGTGAAATTACATTACGTGGTCGTGTGTTACCTATCGGTGGTCTAAAAGAAAAAGCTTTGAGTGCGCATAGAGCTGGAATAACAACAATCATTATTCCGAAAGATAATGAGAAAGACTTAGACGATATACCTAAAAGTGTACGTGAGGAGTTAACATTTATAGCTGTGCAACATTTAGACACAGTATTAGAACATGCTTTAGTGGGGGATTAA